A region from the Actinoplanes sp. OR16 genome encodes:
- a CDS encoding sensor domain-containing diguanylate cyclase — MTVGSAVHTTGLPTVEISGEPVMTPDRQGLLLAELVAFMTKDTPSVQHVLDLAEPHLRAIAGLTAATVFELDSETGMMTATAQLGEPGRRDQMTAGKVFRTPAGGKPVVSGEQMAIRLRIGGQTVGVLLLTGGALDQLRPEIVSTMALHFATTLQGLSAEKQRQFVAHSSATIRDLFEQGMTLGNVETAAELLAGSFATAFRTEHAGMHLVDGEGRIRYVHGVGFTSDAKREMVHGLLGQKASDSPVWRAVAESGEPLLVGDVSTTKTRQGGFVHQIGVKSFIAIPLMSAGGPVGLVVCGDSSGLREWNSRDRILAQQLAVEGALIIDSARMRQASQVHVEELTHQAFHDSLTGLPNRKHLLDRAEQAVEIAYSTGTRVSLLLLDLNGFKQVNDTVGHHAGDVLLQSVGKRLQGTVRRPDLVARLGGDEFAVLLTADPDEAASVAAGERICEILREPFEIEGQEVRIGASIGVAVCPQHATEFGALMRSADAAMYEAKRNGGGVRVADL, encoded by the coding sequence ATGACCGTGGGCAGCGCAGTGCACACAACCGGACTCCCGACCGTGGAGATCTCCGGCGAGCCGGTGATGACGCCGGATCGGCAGGGCCTCCTGCTGGCCGAACTGGTCGCGTTCATGACCAAGGACACCCCCTCGGTGCAGCACGTGCTCGACCTGGCCGAACCGCACCTGCGGGCGATCGCCGGGCTGACCGCCGCCACCGTCTTCGAGCTGGACTCGGAGACCGGCATGATGACGGCGACCGCCCAGCTCGGCGAGCCCGGCCGGCGCGACCAGATGACCGCCGGCAAGGTGTTCCGTACCCCGGCCGGCGGCAAGCCGGTGGTCAGCGGCGAGCAGATGGCGATCCGGCTGCGCATCGGCGGCCAGACCGTCGGCGTGCTGCTGCTGACCGGCGGCGCCCTCGACCAGCTCCGCCCGGAGATCGTCTCGACGATGGCGCTGCACTTCGCCACCACCCTGCAGGGGCTGTCGGCCGAGAAGCAGCGGCAGTTCGTCGCGCACAGCAGCGCCACCATCCGTGACCTGTTCGAGCAGGGCATGACGCTCGGCAACGTGGAGACCGCCGCCGAGCTGCTGGCCGGCTCGTTCGCGACCGCGTTCCGCACCGAACACGCCGGCATGCACCTGGTCGACGGTGAGGGCCGGATCCGGTACGTCCACGGTGTCGGCTTCACCAGCGACGCGAAGCGCGAGATGGTGCACGGGCTCCTCGGCCAGAAGGCGTCCGACTCCCCGGTGTGGCGCGCGGTCGCCGAGTCCGGTGAGCCACTGCTGGTCGGCGACGTCTCCACCACGAAGACCCGGCAGGGCGGGTTCGTCCACCAGATCGGCGTGAAGTCGTTCATCGCGATCCCGCTGATGTCCGCCGGCGGCCCGGTCGGCCTGGTGGTCTGCGGCGACTCCAGCGGCCTGCGCGAGTGGAACTCCCGGGACCGGATCCTGGCGCAGCAGCTGGCCGTCGAAGGCGCGCTGATCATCGACAGCGCCCGGATGCGCCAGGCCTCCCAGGTGCACGTGGAGGAGCTGACCCACCAGGCGTTCCACGACTCGCTGACCGGGCTGCCGAACCGCAAGCACCTGCTGGACCGGGCCGAGCAGGCCGTGGAGATCGCCTACTCGACCGGCACCCGAGTGTCACTGCTGCTGCTCGACCTGAACGGCTTCAAGCAGGTCAACGACACGGTCGGGCACCACGCCGGCGACGTGCTGCTCCAGTCGGTCGGCAAGCGGCTGCAGGGCACCGTCCGCCGCCCCGACCTGGTGGCCCGGCTCGGCGGCGACGAGTTCGCGGTCCTGCTCACCGCCGACCCGGACGAGGCCGCCTCGGTGGCGGCCGGCGAGCGGATCTGCGAGATCCTGCGCGAGCCGTTCGAGATCGAGGGCCAGGAGGTACGCATCGGCGCCAGCATCGGCGTAGCCGTCTGCCCGCAGCACGCCACCGAGTTCGGCGCCCTCATGCGCTCCGCCGACGCCGCCATGTACGAGGCGAAGCGCAACGGCGGCGGCGTCCGGGTGGCCGACCTCTGA
- a CDS encoding acyl-CoA dehydrogenase family protein codes for MLAGDLYTFQGLLTDDESAIVRRVREFLAAEVTPIANDYWARAEFPTQLIKRFAGLGLAGAEHSSLLNGWLALEMGHADASMATFYGVHAGLAMGSIQTCGSPEQQERWLPAMTAFDQIGAFALTEPGGGSDVAAGLRTTARRDGDTWILNGAKRWIGNATFADLIVVWARDEADDQVKGFVVPGDAPGFTATKIENKIALRIVQNADITLEDVRVAEADRLQNAHSFKDTAKVLRQTRAGVAWQAVGVMLAAYEIALDYAKEREQFGRPIAKFQLVQDLLVRMVGNVTASLGMCVRLAQLQDEGVYKDEHSALAKAYCTTRMREVVGWARELLAGNGIVLDYDIGRFVADAEALYSYEGTREINSLIVGRAVTGHGAFV; via the coding sequence ATGCTTGCCGGAGATCTTTACACCTTTCAGGGGCTTCTGACGGATGACGAGTCGGCGATCGTGCGGCGCGTCCGCGAATTCCTCGCGGCCGAGGTCACGCCGATCGCGAACGACTACTGGGCGCGGGCCGAGTTCCCGACCCAGCTGATCAAGCGGTTCGCCGGGCTGGGCCTGGCCGGGGCGGAGCACTCGTCGCTGCTCAACGGCTGGCTGGCGCTGGAGATGGGGCACGCCGACGCGTCGATGGCCACCTTCTACGGCGTGCACGCGGGCCTGGCGATGGGCAGCATCCAGACCTGCGGCTCACCCGAGCAGCAGGAGCGGTGGCTGCCGGCGATGACCGCGTTCGATCAGATCGGGGCGTTCGCGCTGACCGAGCCGGGCGGCGGTTCGGACGTGGCCGCCGGTCTGCGGACCACGGCGCGCCGGGACGGCGATACGTGGATTCTCAACGGCGCGAAGCGCTGGATCGGCAACGCCACCTTCGCCGACCTGATCGTGGTGTGGGCTCGTGATGAGGCCGACGACCAGGTGAAGGGCTTCGTGGTGCCGGGCGACGCGCCGGGGTTCACGGCTACAAAGATCGAGAACAAGATCGCGCTTCGGATCGTGCAGAACGCGGACATAACCTTGGAGGATGTACGGGTCGCGGAGGCTGATCGGCTTCAGAACGCCCACTCCTTCAAGGACACCGCCAAGGTCCTCCGCCAGACTCGTGCCGGAGTCGCCTGGCAGGCCGTCGGAGTGATGCTGGCGGCGTACGAGATCGCTCTGGACTATGCGAAGGAACGCGAGCAGTTCGGCCGTCCGATCGCCAAGTTCCAGCTGGTCCAGGACCTGCTGGTGCGCATGGTCGGCAACGTGACGGCGTCGCTCGGCATGTGCGTGCGCCTCGCCCAGCTGCAGGACGAGGGCGTCTACAAGGACGAGCACTCGGCGCTCGCGAAGGCGTATTGCACGACCCGGATGCGGGAGGTCGTCGGCTGGGCCCGGGAACTGCTCGCCGGCAACGGGATCGTGCTGGACTACGACATCGGGCGGTTCGTGGCGGACGCCGAGGCGCTCTACTCGTACGAGGGCACCCGCGAGATCAACTCACTGATCGTGGGCCGGGCGGTGACCGGGCACGGCGCTTTCGTCTAG
- a CDS encoding glycine--tRNA ligase, whose amino-acid sequence MLTMQDALARLTAYWTDQGALVVQPMNTEVGAGTLNPATFLRVLGPEPWKVVYVEPSVRPDDSRYGENPNRLQTHTQLQVILKPDPGNPQELYLGSLQALGIDVAAHDVRFVEDNWASPALGAWGLGWEVWLDGLEITQFTYFQQAGGLNLDPVSVEITYGIERIIMALQDKTHFKEIEYAKGVSYGEVFGQSEYEMSRYYLDDADIEANRKLLDLYAGEAQRMIDAGLPIPAHTFVLKCSQAFNVLDARGAVSTAERAAEFGRMRRLAGEVAKLWVDRRTELGLPLGTVGARENARPPASTQTSDDARTLVFEIGTEELPPAELRSARAQVLRLVTEGLAGTRLAHGEIRVYGTPRRLIAVVQAVGAREDDHVRLVKGPKAQAAYAEDGTPTRALEGFLRSQGVPASEVTTVELSGVPHVVVEKHEAGRAAPAVLAGVLAQVVTGLRAAKNMRWNDPKLSFSRPIRWLTALWGDDVVPVAVSGLAAGRETRLLRTAAQPVIAVESAETFLETLGVNGIVADHEDRRELIVIGAQDLVYPDGRIDVKGEAALIDQITDLVEQPLPLLGTFDEAYLDLPAAVLTTVMRKHQRYLPVRDVETGALLPMFVTVANGPIDVELVRSGNEAVLRARYEDAAFFYRADRATPLADLRSRLSRLTFTDKLGSMADRASRIAALADRLGLSLGAHSPTLERAAALVKFDLGSQLVTEMTSLAGVMARDYALHAGEDRAVAQAVYEAELPRNTGDELPRSVAGALLSIADRLDVITGLAATVGLPTGSSDPFAVRRAVLGLIAVHRATPALASLDLLEGLAVAAAGQPVAVSPAIVDACAEFLAKRLEQVLVEEGKPVDRVRAVVAHHARPSHVDVLLGQLASLSGDADFLAVAGAVQRARRIVPAGTPAAYDVAVLKEPAELALHEAVSDISDFSDILGFVEATRGLVGPLNTFFDEVFVMADDPAVRAARLGLLARVRDLGEGLLDWSQLRL is encoded by the coding sequence ATGCTCACCATGCAGGACGCACTGGCCCGGTTGACCGCGTATTGGACAGATCAGGGCGCCCTGGTCGTCCAGCCGATGAACACCGAGGTCGGAGCCGGGACGCTGAACCCGGCGACGTTCCTGCGCGTGCTGGGCCCGGAGCCGTGGAAGGTCGTCTACGTCGAGCCCTCGGTGCGGCCCGACGACTCCCGGTACGGCGAGAACCCCAACCGGCTGCAGACGCACACCCAGCTCCAGGTCATCCTCAAGCCCGACCCCGGCAACCCGCAGGAGCTCTACCTCGGCAGTCTGCAGGCGCTCGGCATCGACGTGGCCGCGCACGACGTGCGGTTCGTCGAGGACAACTGGGCCTCCCCCGCGCTCGGCGCCTGGGGTCTGGGCTGGGAGGTCTGGCTGGACGGACTGGAGATCACCCAGTTCACCTACTTCCAGCAGGCCGGCGGGCTCAACCTCGACCCGGTCAGCGTCGAGATCACCTACGGCATCGAGCGCATCATCATGGCGCTGCAAGACAAGACCCACTTCAAGGAGATCGAGTACGCGAAGGGCGTCAGCTACGGCGAGGTGTTCGGCCAGTCCGAGTACGAGATGTCCCGCTACTACCTCGACGACGCCGACATCGAGGCCAACCGGAAGCTGCTCGACCTCTACGCCGGCGAGGCGCAGCGGATGATCGACGCGGGTCTGCCGATCCCGGCGCACACCTTCGTGCTGAAGTGCTCGCAGGCGTTCAACGTGCTGGACGCGCGCGGCGCCGTCTCCACCGCCGAACGGGCCGCCGAGTTCGGCCGGATGCGCCGCCTCGCCGGTGAGGTGGCGAAGCTCTGGGTGGACCGCCGCACCGAACTCGGCCTGCCGCTCGGCACCGTCGGAGCCCGGGAGAACGCCCGGCCGCCGGCCTCCACGCAGACCAGCGACGACGCCCGCACCCTGGTCTTCGAGATCGGCACCGAGGAGTTGCCGCCGGCGGAGTTGCGCTCGGCCCGCGCCCAGGTGCTGCGCCTGGTCACCGAGGGTCTGGCCGGCACCCGGCTGGCGCACGGGGAGATCCGCGTCTACGGCACGCCGCGCCGGCTGATCGCCGTCGTGCAGGCGGTGGGGGCGCGCGAGGACGATCACGTGCGCTTGGTGAAAGGACCGAAGGCCCAGGCCGCGTACGCCGAAGACGGCACTCCCACACGCGCACTGGAGGGTTTCCTCCGGTCGCAGGGTGTTCCGGCGAGTGAGGTCACCACGGTCGAGCTTTCCGGCGTACCCCATGTGGTCGTGGAGAAGCACGAAGCCGGACGCGCCGCACCCGCCGTGCTCGCCGGCGTGCTGGCGCAGGTCGTGACCGGGCTGCGGGCGGCGAAGAACATGCGCTGGAACGACCCGAAGCTCTCCTTCAGCCGCCCGATCCGCTGGCTCACGGCGCTCTGGGGCGACGACGTGGTGCCGGTGGCCGTCTCCGGTCTGGCCGCCGGTCGCGAGACCCGCCTGCTGCGGACCGCCGCCCAGCCGGTGATCGCCGTCGAATCCGCCGAGACGTTCCTGGAGACCCTCGGGGTGAACGGGATCGTCGCCGACCACGAGGACCGCCGCGAGCTGATCGTCATCGGCGCGCAGGACCTGGTCTACCCGGACGGCAGGATCGACGTGAAGGGCGAGGCCGCGCTGATCGACCAGATCACCGACCTCGTCGAGCAGCCGCTGCCGCTGCTCGGCACGTTCGACGAGGCCTACCTCGACCTGCCCGCCGCCGTGCTCACCACGGTGATGCGCAAGCACCAGCGCTACCTGCCGGTCCGCGACGTGGAGACCGGCGCGCTGCTGCCGATGTTCGTGACCGTCGCCAATGGACCCATCGACGTGGAATTGGTGCGTTCCGGCAACGAGGCGGTCCTCCGCGCCCGGTACGAGGACGCCGCGTTCTTCTACCGCGCCGACCGCGCGACGCCGCTCGCCGATCTCCGCTCCCGGCTGTCCCGGCTCACGTTCACCGACAAGCTCGGCTCGATGGCCGACCGCGCTTCCCGGATCGCCGCCCTCGCCGACCGGTTAGGCTTGTCTCTGGGGGCCCACTCGCCGACCTTGGAGCGCGCCGCCGCCCTGGTCAAGTTCGACCTCGGGTCGCAGCTGGTCACCGAGATGACCAGCCTCGCCGGCGTCATGGCGCGGGACTACGCGCTGCACGCGGGCGAGGACCGGGCGGTCGCCCAGGCCGTGTACGAGGCGGAGCTGCCCCGGAACACCGGCGACGAACTCCCCCGTAGCGTGGCCGGCGCCCTCCTGTCGATCGCCGACCGCCTCGATGTGATCACCGGCCTGGCCGCCACCGTCGGGTTGCCGACCGGCAGCAGTGACCCGTTCGCGGTGCGGCGGGCCGTCCTCGGGTTGATCGCCGTGCACCGGGCCACTCCCGCGCTGGCCTCACTCGACCTGCTCGAAGGGCTGGCCGTCGCCGCCGCCGGGCAGCCTGTCGCGGTGTCGCCGGCGATCGTGGACGCTTGCGCGGAGTTCCTCGCCAAGCGGCTGGAGCAGGTTCTGGTCGAGGAGGGCAAGCCCGTCGACCGGGTACGGGCGGTCGTCGCGCATCACGCCCGGCCGTCCCATGTCGACGTGCTACTCGGACAGTTGGCCTCCCTCTCCGGGGATGCTGATTTCCTGGCTGTCGCCGGCGCTGTCCAGCGGGCTCGCCGCATCGTCCCGGCCGGCACTCCTGCCGCGTATGACGTCGCGGTGCTGAAGGAGCCGGCGGAGTTGGCCTTGCACGAGGCCGTGTCCGACATTTCGGACTTTTCGGATATTTTGGGATTCGTGGAGGCGACCCGGGGTCTCGTCGGGCCGCTGAACACCTTCTTCGACGAGGTGTTCGTGATGGCCGACGACCCGGCCGTGCGGGCTGCTCGCCTCGGGTTGCTGGCGCGCGTGCGCGATCTCGGCGAAGGGCTGCTGGACTGGTCGCAGCTGCGCCTCTGA
- a CDS encoding glycerophosphodiester phosphodiesterase: protein MADRRQVLRLGAAAAAAPALAGTVAAPALAGDEHQQGTTAKHHTSKPLVVGHRGASGYRPEHTLASYELAARLGADYMEPDLVITKDGVLVCRHEPEIGGTTDVASRPEFAGRKKTVLLDGVSVTGWFTEDFTLAELKTLRATERIPAIRQRNTLYDGRFQIPTFQEVLDLRRRLSKELDRDLGVFPETKHPTYFRKLGLPLEGPLAKALRRNGLDKRGAKVFVQSFEAANLRELADEHRVQVPLVFLTGAAGGPFGDPRSYADYLTPAGLRELNDFVDGLGPEKSQIIPRKADGTLGTPTALVGNAHKAGLKVIPYTFRAENSFLPVELRVGTDAAAYGKAIDEQVTFLKTGIDGLFTDNPDVGVLARTLI, encoded by the coding sequence GTGGCAGATCGCCGTCAGGTGCTGCGTCTCGGGGCCGCGGCCGCCGCCGCTCCGGCACTCGCCGGAACCGTCGCCGCACCCGCGCTGGCCGGGGACGAGCACCAGCAGGGGACCACGGCGAAGCACCACACGAGCAAACCGCTCGTGGTGGGTCACCGGGGCGCTTCCGGGTACCGGCCGGAGCACACTCTCGCGTCGTACGAGCTGGCGGCGCGGCTGGGCGCCGACTACATGGAGCCGGACCTGGTCATCACGAAGGACGGCGTGCTGGTGTGCCGGCACGAGCCGGAGATCGGCGGGACCACCGACGTGGCGTCGCGGCCGGAGTTCGCGGGCCGGAAGAAGACGGTGCTGCTCGACGGTGTGAGCGTGACCGGCTGGTTCACCGAGGACTTCACCCTCGCCGAGCTGAAGACGCTGCGGGCCACCGAGCGGATCCCGGCGATCCGGCAGCGCAACACGCTGTACGACGGCCGTTTCCAGATCCCGACCTTCCAGGAGGTCCTGGACCTGCGCAGGCGCCTGTCGAAGGAGCTCGACCGCGACCTGGGTGTCTTCCCGGAGACGAAGCACCCGACGTACTTCCGGAAGCTGGGCCTGCCCCTGGAGGGCCCGCTGGCGAAGGCGCTGCGCCGCAACGGTCTCGACAAGCGCGGCGCGAAGGTGTTCGTGCAGTCGTTCGAGGCGGCGAACCTGCGGGAGCTCGCCGACGAGCACCGCGTCCAGGTGCCGCTGGTGTTCCTGACCGGCGCGGCGGGCGGCCCGTTCGGGGACCCGCGCTCGTACGCCGACTACCTGACCCCGGCCGGCCTGAGGGAGCTGAACGACTTCGTCGACGGCCTCGGCCCGGAGAAGAGCCAGATCATCCCGCGGAAGGCGGACGGCACTCTCGGCACGCCGACCGCCCTGGTCGGCAACGCCCACAAGGCCGGCCTGAAGGTCATCCCGTACACGTTCCGCGCGGAGAACTCGTTCCTCCCCGTCGAGCTGCGGGTCGGCACCGACGCCGCCGCCTACGGCAAGGCCATCGACGAGCAGGTGACGTTCCTGAAGACCGGGATCGACGGCCTGTTCACCGACAACCCGGACGTGGGTGTCCTGGCGCGCACGCTCATCTGA
- a CDS encoding inorganic phosphate transporter yields the protein MTETSVILALVVLTALAFDFTNGFHDTANAMATSIATKALRPKTAVALSGILNLVGAFLSVEVALTVTNAVVKIQDSSGAPKAELLADGGSALLLIILAGLVGGIVWNLLTWLVGLPSSSSHALFGGLVGATIAGLGWGGVNWNGDGSKLDGVVGKVLLPAVLSPVIAAVVAAAGTWIIFKITAGVAARFTDKGFKWGQIGSASLVSLAHGTNDAQKTMGVITLALIASGHWSDTGNIPLWVKVSAALAIALGTYLGGWRIIRTLGKGLTDINPPQGTAAQSGAAAVILASSHLGFALSTTHVATGSVLGSGVGRPGATVRWAVAGRMVAAWLITLPAAGLVGAVMWWVGDAVGGMAGALVVFTLLVLASLAMYLRSRAGRIDSSNVNDDWDASEAPGKPVSVPAAAEVS from the coding sequence GTGACAGAAACATCCGTGATCTTGGCGCTGGTGGTCCTCACGGCCCTGGCCTTCGATTTCACCAACGGGTTCCATGACACCGCGAACGCGATGGCCACCTCCATCGCGACGAAGGCGCTACGGCCCAAGACCGCCGTCGCGCTCTCCGGCATCCTGAACCTGGTCGGCGCCTTCCTCTCCGTCGAGGTCGCGCTCACCGTCACCAACGCCGTCGTGAAGATCCAGGACTCCAGCGGCGCCCCGAAGGCGGAACTCCTCGCCGACGGCGGCAGCGCCCTCCTGCTGATCATCCTGGCCGGTCTGGTCGGTGGCATCGTCTGGAACCTGCTGACCTGGCTCGTCGGTCTGCCGTCCAGCTCCTCGCACGCGCTCTTCGGCGGTCTCGTCGGCGCGACCATCGCCGGCCTCGGCTGGGGTGGCGTGAACTGGAACGGCGACGGCTCGAAGCTCGACGGCGTCGTGGGCAAGGTGCTCCTGCCGGCGGTCCTCTCACCGGTCATCGCGGCCGTCGTCGCCGCGGCCGGCACCTGGATCATCTTCAAGATCACGGCGGGTGTCGCGGCGCGCTTCACCGACAAGGGCTTCAAGTGGGGCCAGATCGGCAGCGCCTCGCTCGTCTCCCTGGCGCACGGGACCAACGACGCGCAGAAGACGATGGGCGTCATCACCCTCGCCCTGATCGCGAGCGGTCACTGGAGCGACACCGGCAACATCCCGCTCTGGGTCAAGGTGTCGGCGGCGCTCGCCATCGCGCTCGGGACCTACCTCGGCGGGTGGCGGATCATCCGTACGCTCGGCAAGGGCCTCACCGACATCAACCCGCCGCAGGGCACCGCCGCGCAGTCCGGCGCCGCCGCTGTCATCCTCGCCTCCAGCCACCTCGGCTTCGCGCTCTCCACCACGCACGTCGCCACCGGCTCGGTCCTCGGCTCCGGCGTCGGCCGCCCCGGCGCGACCGTCCGCTGGGCCGTCGCCGGCCGGATGGTCGCCGCCTGGCTGATCACCCTCCCGGCCGCCGGCCTGGTCGGCGCGGTCATGTGGTGGGTCGGTGACGCGGTCGGCGGCATGGCCGGCGCCCTGGTGGTCTTCACGCTGCTGGTGCTCGCGTCGCTGGCGATGTACCTGCGGTCCCGCGCCGGCCGCATCGACTCGTCGAACGTCAACGACGACTGGGACGCCTCCGAGGCCCCCGGCAAGCCCGTCTCCGTTCCCGCCGCCGCTGAGGTGTCCTGA
- a CDS encoding PQQ-dependent sugar dehydrogenase, producing the protein MLRRLAVLTIAGAAVLVAPTVAAAHPGHDLPPSSDFQKVTLDDFPGEPIALAVLPDRRVLHTARTGEVRIHEPSTGRNVLAAKIPVYLHDEEGVQGIAIDPDFQHNKWVYVYYSPVLNTPTDDPATPGVNEGDAPAEGTAADFAPYKGYLQLSRFKLAGNTLKLGTEQKILQVPTDRGQCCHVGGKIDFDRYGNLLLSTGDDSNPFFSDGYAPIDERANRNPVFDAQRSSANTNDLRGKLLRIKVGHNGKYSVPRGNLFKPGTPKTKPEIYAMGLRNPFRFTVDPDTNVVYLADYSPDAQAANPARGPAGQGRWMAIDKPANYGWPYCVAPDQPYVDYDFATGVSGAPFNCAAPVNESPHNTGLRTLPPVEKAEIIYSYGASTQWPELGTGGIGPMGGPAYDYSARNRSPIKWPQEFDGLPLFAEWTRDWVKALHLDRNNQVTQIDPVLPELVFDNPMDLEFGPDGALYVLEYGDGYFAENPDAQLSRFDFVRGNRTPIPRVKATPTSGEAPLTVSFSSAGTVDPDGDALRYAWDFDADGRVDSRQPNATFTFTENGNYRPVLKVTDSTGRSASAEVILPVGTLAPVVTFVTPVEGQPFEFGDTVNYEVSVTDDQPVDCARVTVTYILGHAEHGHPLSTTAGCTGTITTFVDPGHAGAEGLTAVFVASYTDTGNPPQTGTAEIVLDPAD; encoded by the coding sequence ATGCTTCGCAGACTCGCAGTTCTCACCATCGCCGGAGCGGCCGTCCTGGTCGCCCCGACTGTGGCCGCTGCCCACCCCGGGCACGACCTCCCGCCCTCGTCCGACTTCCAGAAGGTCACCCTCGACGACTTCCCCGGTGAGCCGATCGCGCTCGCCGTCCTGCCCGACCGGCGGGTCCTGCACACCGCGCGGACCGGTGAGGTCCGCATCCACGAGCCGTCCACCGGCCGGAACGTGCTGGCCGCGAAGATCCCGGTGTACCTGCACGACGAGGAGGGCGTGCAGGGGATCGCGATCGACCCGGACTTCCAGCACAACAAGTGGGTCTACGTCTACTACTCGCCGGTGCTGAACACGCCGACCGACGACCCGGCGACCCCGGGCGTCAACGAGGGCGACGCGCCGGCCGAGGGGACCGCCGCCGACTTCGCGCCGTACAAGGGCTACCTGCAGCTGTCCCGGTTCAAGCTGGCCGGCAACACGCTGAAGCTCGGCACCGAGCAGAAGATCCTCCAGGTGCCGACCGACCGCGGCCAGTGCTGTCACGTCGGCGGCAAGATCGACTTCGACCGGTACGGGAACCTGCTGCTCTCCACCGGTGACGACAGCAACCCGTTCTTCTCCGACGGATACGCGCCGATCGACGAGCGGGCGAACCGCAACCCGGTCTTCGACGCGCAGCGCAGCTCGGCGAACACCAACGACCTGCGCGGCAAGCTGCTGCGGATCAAGGTCGGCCACAACGGCAAGTACTCGGTGCCGCGCGGCAACCTGTTCAAGCCGGGCACGCCCAAGACCAAGCCCGAGATCTACGCGATGGGCCTGCGCAACCCGTTCCGGTTCACCGTCGACCCGGACACGAACGTGGTCTACCTGGCCGACTACTCACCGGACGCGCAGGCGGCGAACCCGGCGCGCGGCCCGGCCGGTCAGGGCCGCTGGATGGCGATCGACAAGCCGGCGAACTACGGCTGGCCGTACTGCGTGGCGCCGGACCAGCCCTACGTCGACTACGACTTCGCCACCGGGGTCTCCGGGGCGCCGTTCAACTGCGCGGCGCCGGTCAACGAGTCGCCGCACAACACCGGCTTGCGCACCCTGCCGCCGGTCGAGAAGGCGGAGATCATTTATTCGTACGGCGCGAGCACGCAGTGGCCCGAGCTGGGCACGGGCGGCATCGGGCCGATGGGTGGTCCCGCCTACGACTACTCCGCTCGTAACAGGTCGCCGATCAAGTGGCCGCAGGAGTTCGACGGGCTGCCGCTGTTCGCCGAGTGGACCCGGGACTGGGTGAAGGCACTGCACCTGGACCGGAACAACCAGGTCACCCAGATCGACCCGGTGCTGCCGGAGCTGGTCTTCGACAATCCGATGGACCTGGAGTTCGGCCCGGACGGCGCGCTCTACGTCCTGGAGTACGGCGACGGCTACTTCGCCGAGAACCCGGACGCGCAGCTCTCCCGGTTCGACTTCGTGCGCGGCAACCGGACGCCGATCCCTCGCGTGAAGGCCACGCCGACGTCCGGCGAGGCGCCGCTCACCGTGTCGTTCTCCAGCGCCGGCACCGTGGACCCGGACGGCGACGCCCTGCGGTACGCGTGGGACTTCGACGCCGACGGCCGGGTGGACTCGCGGCAGCCGAACGCGACGTTCACGTTCACCGAGAACGGCAACTACCGCCCGGTCCTCAAGGTCACCGACAGCACCGGCCGGTCCGCGTCGGCCGAGGTGATCCTGCCGGTCGGCACCCTGGCGCCGGTGGTCACGTTCGTGACGCCGGTCGAGGGGCAGCCGTTCGAGTTCGGTGACACGGTGAACTACGAGGTGTCGGTCACCGACGACCAGCCGGTCGACTGCGCCAGGGTCACGGTGACCTACATCCTCGGGCACGCCGAGCACGGTCACCCGCTCTCCACCACCGCCGGCTGCACGGGGACGATCACGACGTTCGTCGACCCGGGACACGCCGGTGCCGAGGGGCTGACCGCGGTGTTCGTCGCCTCGTACACGGACACGGGGAACCCGCCGCAGACCGGGACCGCGGAGATCGTGCTGGACCCGGCAGATTGA
- a CDS encoding sugar phosphate isomerase/epimerase, producing the protein MPQSLSRRSLLGAAAAAGAAGALAAPTAATAGGSGHGKAGRVPRDQISVQLYTLRNQLSIDLEASLAELAEIGYTRVEHAGFVGRTAAQFRAALDNAGLRATSGHVGIPQPFNADTWKRALEDAAIVGNKYIVHPFFGQGPNGPIRDGAVYRAFAADLNKAGELARRAGLSFGYHNHHAEFFRQNGTSRTGFDILTGETDPRLVHLEVDLFWAFRGANDPVDLIKKHRGRIRQVHVKDLDINASFADPGDGLIDFGRIFQHAREAGLVEYIVERDDAGSPPRTPADALVTAERGYEYLKGLRF; encoded by the coding sequence ATGCCGCAGTCACTCAGTCGACGCAGCCTCTTGGGCGCCGCGGCCGCAGCCGGAGCCGCCGGCGCGCTCGCCGCACCCACCGCCGCCACCGCCGGAGGTAGCGGGCACGGCAAGGCAGGCCGCGTCCCACGCGACCAGATCAGCGTGCAGCTCTACACGCTGCGCAATCAGCTCAGCATCGACCTCGAAGCGAGCCTCGCGGAGCTCGCCGAGATCGGCTACACCCGCGTCGAGCACGCCGGCTTCGTCGGCCGCACCGCCGCTCAGTTCCGCGCCGCACTGGACAACGCCGGCCTGCGCGCCACCTCGGGCCACGTCGGCATCCCGCAACCGTTCAACGCCGACACCTGGAAGCGCGCCCTGGAGGACGCCGCGATCGTCGGCAACAAGTACATCGTCCACCCGTTCTTCGGGCAGGGCCCGAACGGGCCGATCCGGGACGGGGCGGTCTACCGCGCCTTCGCCGCCGACCTGAACAAGGCCGGTGAGCTGGCCCGCCGGGCGGGTCTCAGCTTCGGATACCACAACCACCACGCCGAGTTCTTCCGGCAGAACGGCACCAGCAGGACCGGCTTCGACATCCTCACCGGCGAGACCGACCCGCGGCTCGTGCACCTGGAGGTCGACCTGTTCTGGGCCTTCCGGGGCGCGAACGACCCGGTCGACCTGATCAAGAAGCACCGCGGCCGGATCCGCCAGGTGCACGTCAAGGATCTCGACATCAACGCCAGCTTCGCCGACCCGGGCGACGGTCTCATCGACTTCGGCCGGATCTTCCAGCACGCCCGGGAGGCGGGCCTGGTGGAGTACATCGTCGAACGTGACGACGCCGGCTCGCCGCCGCGGACGCCCGCAGACGCTCTGGTCACCGCAGAGCGCGGTTACGAGTACCTGAAGGGGCTTCGTTTCTGA